ctcctttcTTTTAAATCATAGGTAATCAGATGCATATTTCTATGTCAATAACTTGGACAtgtatgttttattattattattgtgttcTGCTTTGTGTTTTGGGAATAATTGCATAAAAACGCCCTGAAGGTTCCTGGTGACAACAATAACcacaaatatttacaaaaataaaaataaaaaaaaatatctaatagTTGGTCGGATTTTATACATGTCCATAAATATTTAAAGTTTCCTATAAAAGGAGGAAATAAAATTCTCTCTATTTTAAAGTGATTCCACTTGCTTTATGTACGACTGACAACATCTCTACAGCACACAAACATACTTTACAAAAATaaggattttaaaaaaaaatcacaaaaagcagaaatgtttttttttcttgtaggtAGGCAGGTTTACTGTCATGGAGGAATTTTGTAAACATGGAGCACAATagtaccagattttttttttttttcaaggtgaTCTGAcctcccataaaaaataaaaaataaaaaaaataaaacaatcaataataataataattataatataataataataatgtttcttATTTTACCCAACAGTCTTTTTTCACCATTTTGCAGTGCATCAGTCTTTGAAAATAAAAGTTCACCAAGTCCACTGTTGGGCTTGTACCAGGTGATGAGCTGTGGGGTACTGGGGGTTACTGGCAGAGCTGTACTGGGCATTATACTGCATATGCTGTAATGACTGGGCACTATATGCTGAGAAAGGGATGCCAGCTGGAAAAGTGGCTGCTAAGTCCTGAGCTTTCAGTGTGTGGCATGGTTTACCATCTCTGACTAAGACTGGTACTGCCACCCGTCTAGGTGAGGGAAGAGGGGTGACTTCCATACCTTTCTCTGCCCGTGCCCTCTTCATCTTGTACCTGTGGTTCTGGAACCAGATCTTCACCTGGGTGGGGGTGAGGCGGATCAGGCTGGCCAGGTGCTCTCTCTCTGGTGCTGACAGGTACCTCTGCTGCCTGAACCTTCTCTCTAGTTCATAAGTCTGTGCCTTGGAGAAAAGGACCCGTCTTTTCCTTTTCTTCCCAGAGTCTGCACTGCTGGATGTTTCCTTGTCGTTGTCTGGGGATTCATCAGCTGAGGGTTCTGGAGATTTGGGTGACGAGTCTTGTTGGGAATTGGTCGATGCAAAGCCATGTACTGCAGAAAGTCCAAGACAGGGGAAATGACTGGGGGGTTGTCAGcagcaaaaaaatcaataaaaaaaaaatctaatatagatagatagatatggacatttagatagatagatagatagatagatatggacatttagataaagagatagataggtagatagatagagacatttagagatagacagacagacagatatatatggacatttagataaatagatatggacatttagatatagataggcagacagatatatagatatagatagaaatATGggcatgtataatatatatatatatgtatagagagagagacacacacacatatataatatatacatatataatatatcacatatacatatataaattatAACTTACCACATAATATaaaaattatgtatatatatatatatatatatatatataatctttataTTTATATGCACTGTAGAAAGCATTTTTGTAAaataacaatatattaaatattatGTATTTATaatcaatctcatatctatctattatatatctaatatctatctattatctatgtctatctatctatttatctatctatctgcaacCTATCTATGTATGTACCTATTCAGGTATACTCGATCCATGTGTATTTTATCATATACAATTTAGTTTATGCTCCAATTATTTTATGGCCATAAATATTTCCCCCCAAGTAAAGGATCTGGATGGTCTCCCTCGTTGACCTTTCTGCTACATCCAGAGGATCCATACTTTctagttttgtaaaatatgaagAGCTTGTAAATGATGGGGTCCTTCAGAAGTTGCTCTCTCAGCGACTACAGGGGGCTATTTTCGTCCAAGATACGTgaattgatttttaaagaataatcAACAATCCCTTCATTGAGGAGCATAGCCTTAGCCTCGTGTAGACATTTTATTTTCCTGCCAAAAAGACTGATCTTCCAAATTTTCTGCACAAAGATCTCTCTGTATGGAGAAAGTGCAGGGATCGTTTATCTGTGTTTCATCTGGATCCTGAAGACATAGCAGAGATCCCCAGGGATGGCATCCTGATCAGGGGAGGGTATTTAATATAGAATATTATCTGTGGATAcattatatattttccttttgatATTAACCCCCTTTTCTGATCAATAATAACTGACCCTACAGTAGAACTAGACTCCATAGCAGGTACTTACAGGAATACTGGATGGTCTCAGTAGTAGCCAGCCACCGTGTATAAGGATTATCGCTATTGTCATAGAAGGGGTTTTTCAGGGGCAGACCTTGCACAGCTTCTAGGGTGCTCTGACTTAACACCCCAGCTTTTTTGGGGGGCTCAGACCCTTCTGTATCTTCGTCAGCCCCTTCAGTAATGGATCCTTCTTCATCATTGGTATCAGGCAAATCTAAAATGTCCTTGACAGAAAACCCAGTTTTGGTGTTGTTGGTTAAAGAAGACATGTTCTCCTCAGAAGGCTGCAGTCCaccagtgatgatgatgatggtaacaacaacaacaacaatccTCTTTgccaataggggaaaaaaaaggcttaGCTGGAAGGAAAAGAAGCAAGAAAAGCAGGAGaagagcagcagcaacagcagcagaagAGCCCACACACAGGGCTTCACAGGCAGCTTGTTGGTGGATCTACTGCAGATGAGTGATATCACAGAGCACAAGAGCACACAGGCTCCTCTCAAATAGTTTGTAACTCCAGGAAAAATGCCAAAGTGTGCTCACTTCAGGGTCTGGCTGGAGCACACTGAGCAGTTGCCTGCTGCCTGAAAAAAATAAGCCATAGCTGGAGTGATGAGTCCATATAAGGTTGGGTCTTCACACATGAACCTGCAGAGAGGAGCAAAAGTACATTAAGATCCAGAAAGCTTGGCCACGTGTGGGCGGGTCCTGGGAGTCAAGTGGATGAAGACAGTGTTTGCAGATGTGAAATTGTGGGTTTTGGGGAGATCGGAGCCTTTACCATTGGTGCTTCAGCCCATGATGAGTGGTATAACGTGTCAATTAATTACAAAGATGGGGAGGGCCTTTTACATAGTATTTACATACAAAGGACCTCCAAGTAGCTGAGATCCTGCACACTTGAGACCACGTTTAAACAAATTGTCTCCCTCTCTCCACTGCTTTCTCCTCATCCTTTAGAGGAGATTTGTAGCAAAGCAGAATATTGAGTATTTACAGAACCCACAAGACCCACTCAAGATATTGGGCTTTACCTAAACAAGATGCTATTCACATGGCAAGAGACCAACTTATGTAAACCTCTTAGGTCAATATTGTGGTTGGGGCTTAGCGATGAGGAGTAGAAAATGAGAAAAAGCAAGTAATTGATTCTACTTTGCTCCAAAATAAACTGAAGGGTGTAGAAAGGTAATCATCCTGGGAGATTGGCTCTTTGTTAAAGGTAAACCGTGGCCattgtattgactagacaccttGTAACCGTGTTACTATGTAAAATAAACCTGCCCATTAGCTTTGATGGGTTCTCAGGAGGAAATACACAGCAATTTGTATATGTGATGGTTATCAATAAGATAACATAGGTGTAATGTAAATAGTATACTATATTGTGTAAGTTCTGTCTATTGTTAAGATGTCTTCATTACTACCctgtttgatatatatatatatatatatatatatatatatatgttaaaatgAATTGATgcttttttaaatgttatttatttaGTATATGTTTATAATGATGTGTTCATTATAATACCGTCATGTTACATTATTACGATTTTCAATTTATTAAATaagttattatttattttgtatatattatatattgctGTTATTCCTAGGCAATGTTTATAATGATGTGTTCATTGTAATACCTTCATGTTACATTATTACTATATTCAATGTATGCCATAAGTTATTATTTAtttagtatatattatatactgctgttatgcCTAGGCAATGTTACAATGTTTATAATGATGTGTTCATTGTGATACTTTCATGTTATATTATTACTATATTCAATTTATGCTATTGTTACATTTTGAAACAAAATCACTGAATATCTAGATAAAGTAGGGTAGGAATAAATACTATTTATACCTAACCTACTTTATTGTTACATTTTGCTGAATTTGAATTACATTTCAATCAAGAAATGGGCTATTGCTGCTGTCTTCAAATATAAGGTGCCATATCCTAATGGGTGGAGATGGATCTGAGTGTTGGAGGTCGTGAAGGTGGTCTATAGGGGTCCTCTGACTTTCTCCCATCCCTGtacagcaaaagaaaaaaataaatgtctgGGAGATGTAGGTGGAAATAAAAAGCCAATGGATTATTGTTGATCAGTTGATTTCAGTATCTGTGTGCCTCCCATCCAGTATGTGATGTGTGTGACAATGCCATGGGTCTTAGCGAGCCCCCCAGCTCATCCTGGGTGGTCGGACCCGGGCAAACACAAATACAAACCGATTGCTAAGCTGCGGACAATGGGCGAAATGTAGACAAATGTCCGGCTCCTGTTGGATGCTTTTGTCGGGGCTGAGTTTTTGCATTTATTTCAGTAGCCAAATAATACATGATTGACGCCCTCTTACAATGTGCCCTAACTGTTTGGGATAAATCTGAGGTTGTTGCTAGTTGTCATGGCATTCAACCTCTTTCAATGGGGCTATCTCTTCATTCAGTTCTCA
The genomic region above belongs to Bufo gargarizans isolate SCDJY-AF-19 chromosome 4, ASM1485885v1, whole genome shotgun sequence and contains:
- the NKX2-2 gene encoding homeobox protein Nkx-2.2, with protein sequence MSSLTNNTKTGFSVKDILDLPDTNDEEGSITEGADEDTEGSEPPKKAGVLSQSTLEAVQGLPLKNPFYDNSDNPYTRWLATTETIQYSLHGFASTNSQQDSSPKSPEPSADESPDNDKETSSSADSGKKRKRRVLFSKAQTYELERRFRQQRYLSAPEREHLASLIRLTPTQVKIWFQNHRYKMKRARAEKGMEVTPLPSPRRVAVPVLVRDGKPCHTLKAQDLAATFPAGIPFSAYSAQSLQHMQYNAQYSSASNPQYPTAHHLVQAQQWTW